A stretch of Desulfotalea psychrophila LSv54 DNA encodes these proteins:
- a CDS encoding Fur family transcriptional regulator, which produces MNSLPNMRLTTQRQIILEELARVTSHPTANEVYDMVRKRLPRIGLGTVYRNLELMAEGGIILKLEVGGTQKRFDSTTTPHYHIRCIGCGKVDDIDVPVQTEINVKANAATNYTVLSHHIEFSGICQECQKREAN; this is translated from the coding sequence ATGAATTCCCTGCCTAATATGCGCCTGACAACTCAGCGCCAGATAATCCTCGAAGAACTGGCGCGAGTTACATCTCACCCTACTGCAAACGAAGTCTATGATATGGTTAGAAAGAGGTTGCCACGCATTGGTCTTGGCACTGTCTATCGCAACCTTGAGCTGATGGCAGAAGGTGGCATCATATTAAAACTTGAGGTGGGCGGAACCCAAAAACGTTTTGACTCCACCACCACCCCCCACTACCATATTCGCTGCATCGGTTGTGGTAAGGTTGACGATATTGATGTTCCCGTCCAGACAGAGATTAACGTCAAGGCTAACGCTGCCACAAACTACACTGTTTTGAGCCACCATATCGAGTTTAGTGGTATCTGCCAGGAGTGCCAGAAGAGAGAGGCAAATTAA
- a CDS encoding FUSC family protein encodes MSNHYEHFIIKYHNWLRVFRVLVAFTAILTIVLLAEVPYGTWALITPITLMGTVPYTGGVLFIAKQRILGTAIGAAVGLSLFLIPVKFELLHYISFVFTVAGAIYFAQKKYPHAAVIVALTIVIIAGAGPYDLSSALWRTFNIFWSALISLACAFWLLPSRAIYHYFDSIKSFLSACLDVYCEHNQQMKDGTAEPILLESLSARLGEQRKLLQHVKEERPEQKEIFLQLLVIERRILTMVEILVLTRWSRQKGRRKIEEMEGLVDAKNQLAGLLDGLIEGVEGKSVRIIEWDDIALLHVVPEAEGGGDVGSDISWFGYLWINRELARQLAGLSLQLKRFYDSTH; translated from the coding sequence ATGTCGAATCATTATGAACACTTCATCATAAAATATCATAATTGGTTGCGAGTATTTCGCGTACTGGTGGCCTTTACAGCCATTCTTACCATTGTCCTTTTGGCTGAGGTGCCCTATGGAACCTGGGCTCTTATCACTCCTATAACCTTGATGGGGACCGTGCCCTATACCGGCGGGGTACTCTTTATTGCTAAACAGAGAATATTGGGTACGGCCATTGGTGCAGCTGTGGGCCTCTCTCTTTTTCTTATACCTGTCAAATTTGAACTGCTGCACTATATTTCTTTTGTGTTCACTGTTGCCGGAGCCATCTATTTTGCCCAAAAAAAATATCCCCATGCGGCTGTTATTGTTGCCCTTACAATAGTTATTATTGCCGGTGCCGGTCCCTATGACCTCTCTTCAGCTTTGTGGCGGACATTTAATATATTTTGGTCAGCGCTTATCTCTCTTGCCTGTGCCTTTTGGCTTTTGCCTTCCCGGGCGATATACCACTATTTCGATTCTATAAAGAGTTTTCTTTCTGCATGTTTAGATGTCTACTGCGAACATAATCAGCAGATGAAGGATGGTACAGCAGAGCCCATCTTGCTTGAATCACTCTCGGCGCGTCTTGGCGAGCAGCGCAAGTTGTTACAGCATGTTAAAGAAGAGCGACCTGAGCAAAAGGAGATCTTCCTGCAACTCCTGGTCATAGAACGACGTATTTTGACCATGGTGGAGATACTGGTTTTAACCCGTTGGAGTAGACAGAAAGGGCGGAGGAAAATAGAGGAAATGGAGGGTCTTGTTGATGCAAAAAATCAACTGGCAGGCCTTTTAGATGGGCTTATCGAGGGTGTGGAGGGCAAGAGCGTGCGGATCATTGAGTGGGATGATATTGCCCTGCTGCACGTTGTCCCGGAGGCGGAAGGGGGGGGAGATGTGGGCAGTGATATCAGTTGGTTTGGTTATCTGTGGATAAATCGTGAACTTGCCCGGCAACTGGCAGGCCTCTCCTTGCAGCTGAAGAGGTTTTACGACAGCACACATTAA
- the tyrS gene encoding tyrosine--tRNA ligase — protein MPSLEEQIELIERGCVDCISRDELVKKLKKSAETGIPLKVKAGFDPTAPDLHLGHTVLLQKLKQFQDLGHQVIFLIGDFTGMIGDPTGKSETRKALTVEQVAENAETYKKQVFKILDPEKTTVAFNSTWLSKLTAHEMIQLASELTVARMLEREDFKNRYESGKPISIHEFMYPLIQGYDSVALEADVEIGGTDQRFNVLMGRDLQRSRGQAPQVVLTLPLLEGLDGVNKMSKSLGNYIGITEDADSIYGKVLSVSDDLMFRYYELLSDLTTAEIADLRAQMEAGTLHPKEVKKQLARELTARYHSEEAAIAAEQNFENVFKKGGIPEDLPEYQVSLDEPIWLPKLLADAEMVKSTSEGRRMIKQGAVSLDGEKAVDESMLISPEGEVLIKVGKRRFVKVIFA, from the coding sequence ATGCCTTCTCTTGAAGAACAGATAGAATTGATAGAACGGGGATGTGTTGACTGTATTTCCCGTGATGAACTGGTGAAAAAGCTCAAAAAATCAGCTGAGACCGGTATTCCCCTAAAGGTAAAGGCCGGCTTTGATCCAACTGCCCCGGATCTTCATCTTGGTCATACTGTGCTCCTGCAGAAATTAAAGCAATTTCAGGATCTCGGGCATCAGGTTATCTTTTTGATTGGTGACTTTACCGGTATGATTGGCGATCCCACAGGCAAGTCAGAGACTCGTAAGGCTCTGACCGTCGAACAGGTTGCTGAAAACGCCGAGACCTACAAGAAGCAGGTTTTTAAGATTCTTGATCCAGAAAAGACCACCGTGGCTTTTAACAGTACTTGGCTGAGTAAGTTGACCGCCCATGAAATGATTCAACTTGCCTCGGAGCTGACTGTTGCCAGAATGCTTGAGCGAGAAGATTTTAAAAACCGTTATGAATCAGGTAAGCCGATTTCCATTCATGAGTTCATGTACCCACTTATTCAGGGATATGACTCTGTTGCCCTGGAGGCAGATGTTGAGATTGGTGGTACCGATCAGCGCTTTAATGTGCTCATGGGCCGTGACCTGCAACGATCAAGGGGCCAAGCGCCACAGGTTGTCCTCACCCTACCCCTGCTTGAAGGTCTTGACGGGGTCAACAAGATGAGTAAATCTCTTGGTAATTATATTGGTATTACCGAGGACGCCGATTCTATTTATGGCAAGGTCCTCTCGGTATCCGATGATCTTATGTTTCGTTATTATGAGCTCTTAAGTGATTTGACGACGGCTGAAATTGCGGATCTTCGTGCTCAAATGGAAGCAGGGACCCTGCATCCTAAAGAGGTTAAGAAGCAGTTGGCTCGGGAGCTTACAGCTCGTTATCATAGTGAGGAGGCAGCTATTGCCGCCGAACAGAATTTTGAGAATGTCTTTAAAAAAGGTGGAATTCCGGAAGATTTGCCGGAGTATCAGGTGAGCTTGGACGAGCCTATCTGGTTGCCTAAGTTGCTCGCCGATGCAGAGATGGTGAAGTCTACCTCCGAGGGACGCCGTATGATTAAACAGGGTGCTGTTTCCCTGGACGGAGAGAAAGCCGTTGATGAGAGCATGCTCATCTCTCCCGAAGGAGAGGTGCTTATTAAGGTTGGCAAGCGCCGTTTTGTTAAGGTGATTTTTGCATAA